The proteins below are encoded in one region of Verrucomicrobiota bacterium:
- a CDS encoding PKD domain-containing protein, producing the protein MVPKHYIIGMDQLADTVGGHGTNHDRADLDVQVRVGWVKGLNQLYFLYEASDDYWDFARTDLHNDIFEVVVDGDLSGGPLIKQMHPHFKDRPEEAHFSFHGVHAQNYHIFTPAEGKDWAMVWGCQPWIKELPYANAAQRYNFRPGQSGKLVLEFWITPFDFAPADGPARAVVSQLKENALVGLSWAVLDYDDEKAEHYKAFWNLSHKTTMYGNASDLCAFRLMPLKPGLRKPIEARWTFQVVDPARRLVAFRDESRGEITTWKWDFGDGQISTERHPQHRYEKGGEFTVTLWIEGPAGKLRRAKVWDLFLK; encoded by the coding sequence TGCCGAAGCATTACATCATCGGCATGGACCAGCTCGCCGACACCGTGGGCGGGCATGGGACAAACCATGATCGCGCCGACCTCGACGTTCAGGTGCGCGTGGGCTGGGTCAAAGGCCTGAACCAGCTCTACTTTCTGTACGAGGCTTCCGACGATTACTGGGACTTCGCCCGGACGGATTTGCACAACGACATTTTCGAGGTGGTGGTGGACGGCGACTTGTCCGGCGGGCCGCTCATCAAGCAGATGCACCCGCACTTCAAGGACCGGCCGGAGGAAGCCCACTTCAGCTTCCACGGTGTCCATGCGCAAAACTACCACATCTTCACGCCCGCTGAAGGCAAGGACTGGGCGATGGTCTGGGGCTGCCAGCCGTGGATCAAAGAACTGCCCTACGCCAACGCCGCGCAACGCTACAATTTTCGCCCCGGCCAGAGCGGCAAGCTGGTGCTGGAATTCTGGATCACCCCCTTCGACTTCGCTCCCGCCGACGGCCCGGCGCGCGCGGTCGTGTCCCAGCTCAAGGAGAATGCGCTCGTCGGTCTGTCGTGGGCGGTGCTCGATTACGACGACGAAAAAGCCGAGCACTACAAAGCGTTTTGGAATCTCTCGCACAAAACGACGATGTACGGCAACGCGTCCGACCTTTGCGCGTTTCGCCTCATGCCGCTCAAGCCAGGCTTGCGCAAACCCATCGAAGCTCGGTGGACGTTTCAAGTCGTTGACCCCGCGCGGCGATTGGTCGCGTTTCGCGATGAGTCGAGGGGCGAGATCACCACGTGGAAATGGGACTTTGGCGATGGCCAGATTTCGACCGAACGCCATCCGCAGCATCGCTACGAAAAGGGCGGCGAGTTCACGGTCACGCTGTGGATCGAAGGTCCGGCGGGCAAATTGCGGCGCGCGAAAGTTTGGGATTTGTTTTTGAAATGA
- a CDS encoding RidA family protein, whose protein sequence is MIANPGHEIVHVTLEVARPWREGFDFVDHFLRKQGRQRSELCAMELRSPKPFTMPGFIKFNRGYCAVLEEWGVVVDGANPIARTNVCPIALEGPEPVLHAFSFVRPNAELKRQTFIVAGAGELVEGTLVNDGILRRGETSAEAIAEKARYVCEVMVDRLRGLHGTWEEVTAVNAYTTHPLHPLLESLVLPSLPAAQRHGVTWHYTRPPVVDIEFEMDLRGVVTQWVV, encoded by the coding sequence GTGATTGCAAATCCAGGCCACGAAATCGTTCACGTCACGCTGGAAGTCGCGCGGCCGTGGCGCGAGGGCTTTGATTTCGTGGACCACTTTCTCCGCAAGCAAGGTCGCCAGCGCTCCGAACTCTGCGCCATGGAATTGCGCTCGCCCAAGCCGTTCACCATGCCGGGGTTCATCAAGTTCAACCGCGGCTATTGCGCGGTCCTGGAGGAGTGGGGTGTGGTCGTGGACGGCGCAAATCCTATCGCGCGAACCAACGTCTGCCCGATCGCATTGGAGGGCCCGGAGCCAGTGCTGCATGCCTTTTCTTTCGTTCGTCCGAACGCCGAGTTGAAACGCCAGACTTTCATCGTTGCAGGCGCAGGCGAGTTAGTGGAAGGCACCCTTGTCAATGACGGCATCCTGCGTCGGGGCGAGACCTCGGCCGAGGCTATCGCGGAAAAGGCACGGTACGTGTGTGAGGTGATGGTTGACCGTTTGCGCGGTCTGCACGGCACCTGGGAAGAAGTCACCGCGGTCAATGCTTACACGACCCACCCGCTGCATCCGCTCCTAGAATCACTGGTGCTGCCCAGCCTGCCGGCCGCGCAGCGCCACGGCGTCACTTGGCATTACACCCGGCCGCCCGTGGTGGACATTGAGTTCGAAATGGATTTGCGTGGTGTCGTGACTCAGTGGGTGGTGTAG